Part of the Chthoniobacterales bacterium genome is shown below.
CTCCTGCACGATAAATTCCAAGGTGCGTCCAATCGGTTCGTCTTTGGTTAGGTTTTCGCAAAACTGGCCGAGGTGACTCTGCAAACGCGTAAGTTCCTCGGAAATGTCGCAACGATCCGCGAAGAGCACGACTTCCTTCGAGAGCCGGTCGTCGTCCAATTCGAGTTCGATTCCTATCTTGCGCACGCGCTCGTGCAGGGCAGCGCGATATTTCTCGATCACCGCCGGGTGCAATTCGTGGATTTTTTCGATCGCGGATAGAATGTTAGCAGCCCGCGTTTCCAAGTCCGTGCGGAGATCGACACCTTCGCGCGTGCGCATGGCCACGAGTTGTTCTAAAGCCTGCTGCAACGCTTTTTCCAAGAGCGGCCAGACCACTTCCAGATCATGACTCAGCGCCTCCACCCGCAGCACACCGGGAATGGTTAGCAGCGATTGCAATCCAACTCCCCCTGTTAGCTGATGCCTCTCCACGAGCGCCAGCAAAGCCGCATGTGCCCGCGCCGCTGCTGCCGGATCGATCAGATCGCCGCCCGCCGCACTCGCCAGATTCGTAGTCGCCACCAGAACATTGATGCGCCCGCGCGACAACGTGGCTGCGACAAGCTCGCGAACGCGCGGTTCCAGCGAGGCGAGGTCGCGTGGCAGATTGATCGCTGGCTCGAGTTGCTTGCGATTGACGGAATTGACTTCCACCGTGATCGCCAGGCTCTCATCGGCCATCTGGCCGCGGCCATAGCCGGTCATGCTTTTCATACTTCGAGAGACTCGTTGCTCTTCTTCTTAAACAGCTTCACGATCGTTAGGAGCGTCGTCACCAAAATGCAAAATCCCATTACGCCAGTGCCTAGAAATAATCCCCAGATCATTCCTAGCGCTGCCGCGAAACGCACCGGGTCGCTCCCCGTCGGAGGCATAAACCAGCCTTTCACAAACTCCGGTGAGATCCATGCGACTCCCGCTGCGAAGACGCCTCCTAACAATGCCGAGACCAGCGCCGCAGCCACGATGGCGAGGAAGTATTTTAGAAAGGTCATTTCAAAAGAAAATCCGCCGCCTGACTTACATCCTTATCACCGCGGCCGGAGAGATTCACGATGATGAGTTCATCCTTTCGCATCGTTGGCGCGACCTTGATCGCCTGGGCCACGGCGTGTGCGGATTCCAGCGCGGGAATGATTCCCTCGATCTTCGCCAGTGTCTGAAATGCCTCCAGCGCCGCGTCGTCGGTGGCGTAGTCGTAGTTCACCCGCCCGATGTCGTGCAGATAACAATGTTCCGGGCCAACCGCCGCGTAGTCGAGTCCGGCAGAAATGGAATGGGTTAGTTCGACCTGTCCATTTTCATCGGCCAGCAGCCACGTCTTCGCGCCTTGCAGAACGCCCAACCGTCCACCCTGAAAACGCGCCGCGTGCCTTCCCGAAATAATCCCCTCGCCGCCCGCTTCCACGCCCGTCATACGCACCTCTTCGTCGCCGAGAAATGGATAGAACAGCCCGATCGCATTACTCCCGCCGCCCACGCAAGCCAGCAATAAGTCTGGAAGTCGATTCTCTTTTTCCAAAATCTGCCGCCGCGCCTCGTCTCCGATGACGCGGTGAAAATCCCGGACCATCATCGGATACGGATGCGACCCGTAAGCCGTTCCTAATATGTAATGGGTCGAGC
Proteins encoded:
- a CDS encoding YicC/YloC family endoribonuclease — encoded protein: MKSMTGYGRGQMADESLAITVEVNSVNRKQLEPAINLPRDLASLEPRVRELVAATLSRGRINVLVATTNLASAAGGDLIDPAAAARAHAALLALVERHQLTGGVGLQSLLTIPGVLRVEALSHDLEVVWPLLEKALQQALEQLVAMRTREGVDLRTDLETRAANILSAIEKIHELHPAVIEKYRAALHERVRKIGIELELDDDRLSKEVVLFADRCDISEELTRLQSHLGQFCENLTKDEPIGRTLEFIVQEIGRELNTLGSKANDAAISQIIVTCKSEMEKIREQVQNIE
- the trpB gene encoding tryptophan synthase subunit beta, whose product is MSTATQPSATRFNQLPDEFGHFGEYGGMFVPETLMTALNDLTAEYHRARVDPEFQAELADLLHNFCGRPTPLYHAARLTEHLGGAKIYLKREDLLHTGAHKINNAIGQILLANRMGKKRIIAETGAGQHGVATATVAARFGCECVIYMGATDMVRQSLNVSRMRFLGATVVPVTAGQATLKEAVNEAMRDWVTNVRSTHYILGTAYGSHPYPMMVRDFHRVIGDEARRQILEKENRLPDLLLACVGGGSNAIGLFYPFLGDEEVRMTGVEAGGEGIISGRHAARFQGGRLGVLQGAKTWLLADENGQVELTHSISAGLDYAAVGPEHCYLHDIGRVNYDYATDDAALEAFQTLAKIEGIIPALESAHAVAQAIKVAPTMRKDELIIVNLSGRGDKDVSQAADFLLK